In Rhodothermus marinus DSM 4252, a single genomic region encodes these proteins:
- the proS gene encoding proline--tRNA ligase, whose protein sequence is MADVITPRSVDYAQWYVDVVRAAKLADYSPVRGCMIILPNGYALWENMRAVLDRMFKETGHENAYFPLFIPQSFLAKEAEHVEGFAKECAVVTHSRLKIDEKGQLIPDPESKLEENLIVRPTSETIIWDAFSRWIQSWRDLPILINQWANVVRWEMRTRLFLRTMEFLWQEGHTAHATREEAIEEALRILDIYTTFAEEYMAMPVIQGVKTPSERFAGAVDTYCIEALMQDGRALQAGTSHFLGQNFAKAFDCKFQNQNNELEYVWATSWGVSTRLIGALVMTHSDDQGLVLPPRLAPTQVVIIPIFRNDVEKSAVLEQAGRIERELKDAGFTVKLDARETHRPGWKFNEYEVQGVPVRVAIGPRDVEQGTVELARRDTRTKETVPQEGLAERVRTLLDDIQQNLLARARAFRDEMTTRVDTYEEFKEVLEEKGGFILAHWDGTPETEARIKEETRATIRCIPLDRDAEALGTREEGRDMLTGKPSKQRVVFAKAY, encoded by the coding sequence ATGGCTGACGTCATCACACCGCGCTCGGTCGACTACGCCCAGTGGTACGTCGATGTCGTGCGGGCGGCCAAGCTGGCCGACTACTCGCCCGTGCGGGGCTGCATGATCATCCTTCCCAACGGCTATGCGCTCTGGGAGAACATGCGGGCCGTACTCGACCGCATGTTCAAAGAAACCGGCCACGAAAACGCCTATTTCCCACTGTTCATCCCGCAATCGTTTCTGGCGAAAGAGGCCGAGCACGTCGAAGGCTTCGCCAAGGAGTGCGCCGTGGTGACGCACTCCCGGCTGAAGATCGACGAAAAGGGTCAGCTCATTCCCGACCCGGAATCGAAGCTGGAAGAAAACCTGATCGTCCGTCCCACCAGCGAGACGATCATCTGGGACGCGTTCAGCCGCTGGATTCAGTCGTGGCGCGACCTGCCCATCCTGATCAACCAGTGGGCGAACGTGGTGCGCTGGGAAATGCGCACGCGGCTGTTCCTGCGCACCATGGAATTCCTCTGGCAGGAAGGCCACACGGCCCACGCCACCCGGGAGGAGGCCATCGAGGAGGCGCTGCGCATTCTGGACATCTACACGACGTTCGCCGAAGAGTACATGGCCATGCCGGTCATTCAGGGCGTCAAGACGCCCAGCGAGCGCTTTGCCGGTGCGGTCGATACCTATTGCATCGAGGCGCTTATGCAGGACGGCCGGGCGCTGCAGGCCGGCACCAGCCACTTCCTGGGCCAGAACTTCGCGAAAGCGTTCGACTGCAAGTTCCAGAACCAGAACAACGAACTGGAATACGTCTGGGCCACCTCGTGGGGCGTTTCGACGCGCCTGATCGGGGCGCTGGTCATGACGCATTCGGACGATCAGGGGCTGGTCCTGCCGCCGCGCCTGGCCCCCACCCAGGTGGTGATCATTCCCATCTTTCGCAACGACGTTGAAAAATCGGCCGTACTGGAGCAGGCCGGACGCATCGAGCGCGAGCTGAAAGACGCCGGCTTCACGGTCAAGCTCGACGCACGCGAGACGCACCGGCCCGGCTGGAAGTTCAACGAATACGAGGTGCAGGGCGTCCCGGTACGCGTGGCCATCGGTCCCCGCGACGTCGAGCAGGGTACGGTCGAACTGGCCCGCCGCGACACGCGCACCAAAGAGACGGTGCCACAGGAGGGCCTGGCCGAGCGCGTGCGCACGCTACTCGACGACATCCAGCAGAACCTGCTGGCGCGTGCCCGCGCCTTCCGCGACGAGATGACCACGCGTGTCGATACCTACGAGGAATTCAAAGAAGTGCTGGAAGAAAAGGGCGGCTTCATCCTGGCCCACTGGGACGGCACGCCGGAAACCGAAGCGCGCATCAAGGAAGAAACCAGGGCAACCATTCGCTGCATCCCGCTCGATCGCGACGCCGAAGCGCTCGGCACGCGCGAGGAAGGCCGCGACATGCTGACCGGCAAGCCGTCCAAACAGCGCGTGGTTTTCGCCAAGGCCTATTGA
- a CDS encoding TonB-dependent receptor, which translates to MVRLFAFLILLFPAAALAQGWGRVAGRVTDAETGAPLAAVTVLVDGTNYGTATDEAGRYQLRLPTGRYVLRFSAIGYATRRDSVTIVRDETTWLDVALAVEVVELEDVTVEARAAETEAGVFTIDPETAQRIPAPLSSGFRALKVLPGVVSNNELSYQYSVRGGGYNENLVFIDGFEVYLPFRAQKGEQEGLGLLNLALAEQVTLYAGGFPARYGGKLSSALEVRYRRPYQEPLRGSATLSLLDAGLAAGSSALDGKIGWMLGVRKARARRFFSTQELKGNYQPDYTDLQGTLTFRPSARHTIELLGIVAHHDFLLDPGTRKTYFGTVSFDPTKPSDLESIWLSYEGEERAGFRTYFGGARLSSWLGPGVRLSHEAAYFETVESESRDVSANAVLYQVDPGSGEHVPEGAARQQDLADNQVRVQTWTAAQRWQFYPHRHAIEAGAYVRHLVFTDRLDELSAAVGADPSGQGLLRVVLDSLNARARLGTWQAGGYVQDAIELLPENRLLVTVGARLDYFDFNGEWTVSPRLSVRYRASDVLTLTGAWGIYYQPPSYQELRGQPNPEQPLRDQLNRNLKAQRAHLVVAGAEYFLPRKRLYLRAEAYWKDLDRLISYEVENVHLEYSGFNDSYGYAYGLDLQVRGEFVPGVESWVNYGFLVTREHFLPAYENDYNRGWRPRPTDQRHTLSLFVQDYVPGDPTWKLHLRILFGSGLPYTPPVPGRRVGTYVAQVPGPRMSARFPEYRRVDMGATKELELTRLPDGRPVYLELSGELLNVFDMTNTVDYTWIPGQNGIWKRIPTRLTPRTFNLRLRVRF; encoded by the coding sequence ATGGTTCGTCTGTTTGCTTTTCTGATCCTGTTGTTTCCGGCGGCTGCGCTGGCGCAGGGCTGGGGTCGCGTGGCCGGACGGGTTACCGACGCCGAGACGGGCGCGCCGCTGGCCGCCGTGACGGTGCTCGTCGACGGTACCAACTACGGCACAGCCACCGACGAAGCCGGCCGCTACCAGCTTCGCCTGCCGACCGGACGCTACGTGCTTCGTTTTTCGGCCATCGGCTACGCCACGCGGCGCGACTCGGTGACGATCGTGCGCGACGAGACGACCTGGCTCGACGTGGCCCTGGCCGTCGAAGTCGTCGAACTGGAAGACGTGACCGTCGAGGCGCGGGCCGCCGAGACCGAAGCGGGCGTCTTTACCATCGATCCGGAAACCGCCCAGCGCATTCCGGCTCCGCTCAGCAGCGGCTTCCGGGCGCTGAAGGTGCTGCCCGGTGTCGTCTCCAACAACGAACTTTCCTACCAGTACTCGGTCCGGGGCGGCGGCTACAACGAAAACCTGGTCTTTATCGACGGCTTCGAGGTGTACCTGCCCTTCCGCGCCCAGAAAGGCGAGCAGGAAGGGCTGGGCCTGCTGAATCTGGCACTGGCCGAACAGGTGACGCTCTATGCGGGGGGCTTTCCGGCGCGCTACGGCGGCAAACTCTCCTCGGCGCTGGAAGTGCGCTACCGGCGTCCCTATCAGGAGCCGCTGCGCGGCTCGGCCACGCTCTCGCTGCTCGATGCCGGGCTGGCGGCCGGCTCCTCGGCACTTGACGGCAAGATCGGCTGGATGCTCGGTGTCCGAAAGGCGCGCGCCCGCCGCTTTTTCAGCACCCAGGAACTCAAGGGCAACTACCAGCCGGATTACACCGACCTTCAGGGTACGCTGACCTTCCGCCCCTCCGCCCGCCATACGATCGAGCTGCTCGGCATCGTGGCCCACCACGACTTCCTGCTCGATCCCGGCACACGCAAGACCTATTTCGGCACGGTCAGTTTCGACCCGACGAAACCGTCCGATCTGGAATCCATCTGGCTGAGCTACGAAGGTGAGGAACGCGCGGGCTTCCGGACGTATTTCGGCGGCGCGCGGCTGTCGAGCTGGCTGGGGCCGGGCGTGCGGCTCTCGCACGAAGCCGCCTACTTTGAAACCGTGGAAAGTGAATCCCGTGACGTTAGCGCCAATGCGGTGCTCTACCAGGTGGACCCCGGCAGCGGCGAGCATGTGCCCGAGGGGGCTGCGCGTCAGCAGGACCTGGCCGACAACCAGGTGCGCGTGCAGACCTGGACGGCCGCCCAGCGCTGGCAGTTTTACCCGCACCGTCACGCGATCGAGGCAGGCGCTTACGTGCGCCACCTGGTCTTTACCGACCGACTCGACGAACTCTCGGCGGCCGTCGGCGCCGATCCGTCCGGCCAGGGGCTGCTGCGCGTGGTGCTCGACAGCCTCAATGCTCGCGCCCGCCTCGGCACCTGGCAGGCCGGCGGCTACGTGCAGGACGCCATCGAACTTTTACCCGAAAACCGCCTGCTCGTCACGGTGGGCGCCCGCCTGGACTATTTCGACTTCAACGGCGAGTGGACCGTCTCGCCCCGCCTGTCGGTTCGCTACAGAGCCTCCGACGTACTCACGCTCACCGGCGCCTGGGGCATCTACTATCAGCCGCCCTCCTATCAGGAGCTGCGCGGCCAGCCCAATCCGGAGCAGCCCCTGCGCGACCAGCTCAACCGCAACCTGAAGGCCCAGCGGGCGCACCTCGTGGTGGCCGGGGCCGAGTACTTCCTGCCCCGCAAGCGTCTCTACCTCCGCGCCGAAGCCTACTGGAAGGATCTGGACCGCCTGATCTCCTACGAAGTCGAAAACGTACACCTGGAGTACAGCGGCTTCAACGACAGCTACGGCTACGCCTACGGGCTCGATCTGCAGGTGCGTGGCGAGTTTGTGCCCGGCGTCGAAAGCTGGGTGAACTACGGTTTCCTCGTCACGCGCGAGCACTTCCTGCCCGCCTACGAGAACGACTACAACCGGGGCTGGCGGCCACGCCCCACCGACCAGCGGCACACACTGTCGCTGTTCGTGCAGGACTATGTGCCGGGCGATCCGACCTGGAAGCTGCACCTGCGCATTCTGTTCGGAAGCGGCCTGCCCTACACGCCCCCGGTACCCGGCCGCCGCGTGGGCACCTACGTGGCCCAGGTGCCCGGCCCCCGCATGTCGGCCCGCTTCCCGGAATACCGGCGCGTGGACATGGGCGCCACCAAAGAGCTGGAGCTGACCCGCCTGCCCGACGGACGGCCGGTCTATCTGGAGCTGAGCGGCGAGCTGCTCAACGTGTTCGACATGACGAACACGGTCGATTACACCTGGATTCCCGGCCAGAACGGCATCTGGAAACGCATCCCCACCCGCCTCACGCCCCGCACGTTCAACCTCCGCCTCCGCGTCCGTTTCTGA